Proteins encoded in a region of the Vitis riparia cultivar Riparia Gloire de Montpellier isolate 1030 chromosome 7, EGFV_Vit.rip_1.0, whole genome shotgun sequence genome:
- the LOC117919202 gene encoding 60S ribosomal protein L23-like, translated as MSKRGRGGSAGNKFRMSLGLPVAATVNCADNTGAKNLYIISVKGIKGRLNRLPSACVGDMVMATVKKGKPDLRKKVMPAVIVRQRKPWRRKDGVYMYFEDNAGVIVNPKGEMKGSAITGPIGKECADLWPRIASAANAIV; from the exons ATGTCGAAGCGAG GTCGCGGTGGATCCGCGGGGAACAAGTTTCGGATGTCTCTGGGTCTGCCGGTGGCGGCTACGGTGAACTGCGCCGACAACACCGGAGCCAAGAACCTCTACATCATCTCCGTCAAGGGAATCAAGGGCCGCCTCAACCGGCTGCCGTCTGCCTGCGTCGGCGACATGGTCATGGCCACCGTGAAGAAGGGAAAACCCGATCTCAGGAAGAAGGTTATGCCCGCAGTCATCGTGCGCCAGAGGAAGCCCTGGCGCCGAAAGGACGGAGTCTACATGTACTTTGAAG ATAATGCTGGTGTCATCGTGAATCCCAAGGGAGAAATGAAAG GATCTGCCATCACTGGCCCAATTGGAAAAGAGTGTGCTGATCTCTGGCCTAGAATTGCAAGCGCCGCCAATGCTATTGTCTAA
- the LOC117917355 gene encoding uncharacterized protein LOC117917355 isoform X1, with product MGWSHPDVSLDDMVKLIKGFVDILILASGYQSSGHFALWDPQNIKRAFQWGLFFENVTRHLSSSDDYQDSLKELDAVLLEIKSNPSFPQGLAQLSSVTLSRAKSFVLEHLIQTLTLRDAHLEAFLTASIGMDLDELSGTEQDCLSLYMNRLMLQNPSANMKTEKCTDDDFTTCTLQELLKRQFAVLCVSSTEKGLDILSKTIRHNNWTESESNSFKKLNQVTSLPSHDQLVDFITWSRWRSKNLSYLLDKRTVKLVSGASLIFSAPKVQWAQLFERLNISGETRGDDYCETIELLLLGCIARRWSCLLEYFMSDSYDSINIPKQYNEICNLLTGRSQSPHSKEDVLDLKENAILEYLNVLVGGDLHQLWKLSPVLAAFAIPSWSPLFRLYLSDIHTQFKGCSSTIRCCSCTQDRKDHIDCELAERIWCLYIFHVRGSYLMHGTSSA from the exons ATGGGATGGTCTCACCCTGATGTTTCTCTGGACGATATGGTGAAACTGATAAAAGGGTTTGTAGATATACTGATTTTGGCATCTGGGTATCAATCATCTGGTCATTTTGCCCTCTGGGACCCCCAAAATATCAAGAGAGCGTTCCAATGGGGTCTCTTCTTTGAGAAT GTGACTAGGCACTTGAGCAGTTCGGATGATTACCAAGACTCACTAAAGGAACTTGATGCTGTTCTACTTGAAATCAAATCCAATCCTTCTTTCCCTCAG GGTCTTGCGCAACTATCATCAGTTACTCTTTCTAGAGCGAAGAGTTTTGTTCTAGAACATCTGATCCAAACCTTAACACTGAGGGATGCACATCTCGAAGCTTTCCTGACAGCAAGTATTGGGATGGATCTTGATGAGCTTTCAGGAACAGAACAGGATTGCCTTAGTCTATATATGAACAGACTGATGCTGCAAAACCCATCAGCAAATATGAAGACTGAAAAATGCACTGATGATGATTTTACAACATGTACTCTTCAAGAGCTATTGAAGAGGCAGTTTGCAGTATTGTGCGTATCATCAACTGAGAAGGGCTTAGATATTCTCTCTAAAACAATTAGGCACAACAACTGGACTGAGTCGGAGAGtaactcatttaaaaaattaaatcaagtcACATCTTTGCC GAGTCATGACCAGTTGGTTGATTTTATCACGTGGAGCCGGTGGAGATCAAAGAACCTTTCATATCTGCTTGACAAAAGGACTGTTAAATTAGTCTCAGGTGCCAGCTTGATATTTTCTGCTCCTAAGGTTCAATGGGCACAACTGTTTGAACGGCTGAATATTTCAGGGGAAACCAGAGGTGATGATTATTGTGAAACAATA GAGCTCTTGTTATTAGGATGTATTGCAAGAAGATGGAGTTGTCTACTTGAATATTTCATGTCAGATTCATATGATTCCATTAATATCCCAAAGCAATATAATGAAATATGCAACTTGCTTACAGGAAGATCTCAAAGTCCTCATTCTAAAGAGGATGTATTGGACCTGAAG GAAAATGCCATTCTTGAGTATCTGAATGTACTAGTTGGTGGTGATCTTCATCAGCTGTGGAAACTATCCCCTGTTCTTGCAGCATTTGCTATTCCTTCATG GTCACCCTTGTTCAGACTGTATTTGAGTGATATACACACTCAATTCAAAGGATGTTCTTCAACAATTAG ATGCTGCAGTTGTACTCAAGATAGGAAGGACCACATAGACT GTGAACTTGCTGAGAGGATCTGGTGCCTCTACATATTTCACGTTCGTGGGTCCTATCTAATGCATGGAACCAGCAGTGCTTGA
- the LOC117917355 gene encoding uncharacterized protein LOC117917355 isoform X2 — MGWSHPDVSLDDMVKLIKGFVDILILASGYQSSGHFALWDPQNIKRAFQWGLFFENVTRHLSSSDDYQDSLKELDAVLLEIKSNPSFPQGLAQLSSVTLSRAKSFVLEHLIQTLTLRDAHLEAFLTASIGMDLDELSGTEQDCLSLYMNRLMLQNPSANMKTEKCTDDDFTTCTLQELLKRQFAVLCVSSTEKGLDILSKTIRHNNWTESESNSFKKLNQVTSLPSHDQLVDFITWSRWRSKNLSYLLDKRTVKLVSGASLIFSAPKVQWAQLFERLNISGETRGDDYCETIELLLLGCIARRWSCLLEYFMSDSYDSINIPKQYNEICNLLTGRSQSPHSKEDVLDLKENAILEYLNVLVGGDLHQLWKLSPVLAAFAIPSWSPLFRLYLSDIHTQFKGCSSTISCTQDRKDHIDCELAERIWCLYIFHVRGSYLMHGTSSA; from the exons ATGGGATGGTCTCACCCTGATGTTTCTCTGGACGATATGGTGAAACTGATAAAAGGGTTTGTAGATATACTGATTTTGGCATCTGGGTATCAATCATCTGGTCATTTTGCCCTCTGGGACCCCCAAAATATCAAGAGAGCGTTCCAATGGGGTCTCTTCTTTGAGAAT GTGACTAGGCACTTGAGCAGTTCGGATGATTACCAAGACTCACTAAAGGAACTTGATGCTGTTCTACTTGAAATCAAATCCAATCCTTCTTTCCCTCAG GGTCTTGCGCAACTATCATCAGTTACTCTTTCTAGAGCGAAGAGTTTTGTTCTAGAACATCTGATCCAAACCTTAACACTGAGGGATGCACATCTCGAAGCTTTCCTGACAGCAAGTATTGGGATGGATCTTGATGAGCTTTCAGGAACAGAACAGGATTGCCTTAGTCTATATATGAACAGACTGATGCTGCAAAACCCATCAGCAAATATGAAGACTGAAAAATGCACTGATGATGATTTTACAACATGTACTCTTCAAGAGCTATTGAAGAGGCAGTTTGCAGTATTGTGCGTATCATCAACTGAGAAGGGCTTAGATATTCTCTCTAAAACAATTAGGCACAACAACTGGACTGAGTCGGAGAGtaactcatttaaaaaattaaatcaagtcACATCTTTGCC GAGTCATGACCAGTTGGTTGATTTTATCACGTGGAGCCGGTGGAGATCAAAGAACCTTTCATATCTGCTTGACAAAAGGACTGTTAAATTAGTCTCAGGTGCCAGCTTGATATTTTCTGCTCCTAAGGTTCAATGGGCACAACTGTTTGAACGGCTGAATATTTCAGGGGAAACCAGAGGTGATGATTATTGTGAAACAATA GAGCTCTTGTTATTAGGATGTATTGCAAGAAGATGGAGTTGTCTACTTGAATATTTCATGTCAGATTCATATGATTCCATTAATATCCCAAAGCAATATAATGAAATATGCAACTTGCTTACAGGAAGATCTCAAAGTCCTCATTCTAAAGAGGATGTATTGGACCTGAAG GAAAATGCCATTCTTGAGTATCTGAATGTACTAGTTGGTGGTGATCTTCATCAGCTGTGGAAACTATCCCCTGTTCTTGCAGCATTTGCTATTCCTTCATG GTCACCCTTGTTCAGACTGTATTTGAGTGATATACACACTCAATTCAAAGGATGTTCTTCAACAATTAG TTGTACTCAAGATAGGAAGGACCACATAGACT GTGAACTTGCTGAGAGGATCTGGTGCCTCTACATATTTCACGTTCGTGGGTCCTATCTAATGCATGGAACCAGCAGTGCTTGA
- the LOC117917355 gene encoding uncharacterized protein LOC117917355 isoform X3, producing MGWSHPDVSLDDMVKLIKGFVDILILASGYQSSGHFALWDPQNIKRAFQWGLFFENVTRHLSSSDDYQDSLKELDAVLLEIKSNPSFPQGLAQLSSVTLSRAKSFVLEHLIQTLTLRDAHLEAFLTASIGMDLDELSGTEQDCLSLYMNRLMLQNPSANMKTEKCTDDDFTTCTLQELLKRQFAVLCVSSTEKGLDILSKTIRHNNWTESESNSFKKLNQVTSLPSHDQLVDFITWSRWRSKNLSYLLDKRTVKLVSGASLIFSAPKVQWAQLFERLNISGETRGDDYCETIELLLLGCIARRWSCLLEYFMSDSYDSINIPKQYNEICNLLTGRSQSPHSKEDVLDLKENAILEYLNVLVGGDLHQLWKLSPVLAAFAIPSWSPLFRLYLSDIHTQFKGCSSTIRCCSCTQDRKDHID from the exons ATGGGATGGTCTCACCCTGATGTTTCTCTGGACGATATGGTGAAACTGATAAAAGGGTTTGTAGATATACTGATTTTGGCATCTGGGTATCAATCATCTGGTCATTTTGCCCTCTGGGACCCCCAAAATATCAAGAGAGCGTTCCAATGGGGTCTCTTCTTTGAGAAT GTGACTAGGCACTTGAGCAGTTCGGATGATTACCAAGACTCACTAAAGGAACTTGATGCTGTTCTACTTGAAATCAAATCCAATCCTTCTTTCCCTCAG GGTCTTGCGCAACTATCATCAGTTACTCTTTCTAGAGCGAAGAGTTTTGTTCTAGAACATCTGATCCAAACCTTAACACTGAGGGATGCACATCTCGAAGCTTTCCTGACAGCAAGTATTGGGATGGATCTTGATGAGCTTTCAGGAACAGAACAGGATTGCCTTAGTCTATATATGAACAGACTGATGCTGCAAAACCCATCAGCAAATATGAAGACTGAAAAATGCACTGATGATGATTTTACAACATGTACTCTTCAAGAGCTATTGAAGAGGCAGTTTGCAGTATTGTGCGTATCATCAACTGAGAAGGGCTTAGATATTCTCTCTAAAACAATTAGGCACAACAACTGGACTGAGTCGGAGAGtaactcatttaaaaaattaaatcaagtcACATCTTTGCC GAGTCATGACCAGTTGGTTGATTTTATCACGTGGAGCCGGTGGAGATCAAAGAACCTTTCATATCTGCTTGACAAAAGGACTGTTAAATTAGTCTCAGGTGCCAGCTTGATATTTTCTGCTCCTAAGGTTCAATGGGCACAACTGTTTGAACGGCTGAATATTTCAGGGGAAACCAGAGGTGATGATTATTGTGAAACAATA GAGCTCTTGTTATTAGGATGTATTGCAAGAAGATGGAGTTGTCTACTTGAATATTTCATGTCAGATTCATATGATTCCATTAATATCCCAAAGCAATATAATGAAATATGCAACTTGCTTACAGGAAGATCTCAAAGTCCTCATTCTAAAGAGGATGTATTGGACCTGAAG GAAAATGCCATTCTTGAGTATCTGAATGTACTAGTTGGTGGTGATCTTCATCAGCTGTGGAAACTATCCCCTGTTCTTGCAGCATTTGCTATTCCTTCATG GTCACCCTTGTTCAGACTGTATTTGAGTGATATACACACTCAATTCAAAGGATGTTCTTCAACAATTAG ATGCTGCAGTTGTACTCAAGATAGGAAGGACCACATAGACT ag